A stretch of DNA from Vibrio gallaecicus:
TATTTAAAATAATAATCAAAATAGTAGGTTAAGTGTTTCTCAATATGTAACAAAGTGTTGCTAGGGTTGATGTGCCACAAATGAAACGGTTAACAATGAATTATTTTGCAATTGATACATTAACAACAAAGAGGCGACCGAAGTCGCCTCTGTATTATCATGATTATATCACATTAGTGATGCAGGATTTGGCTCAAGAAGTTTTGAGTTCGATCTGATTGTGGGTTTTCAAAGAAGTCTACAGGGTTATTTTCTTCAATGATTTCACCGGCATCCATGAATATAACCCGATCAGCTACCTCTTTAGCGAATCCCATTTCATGAGTAACACAAAGCATAGTCATGCCTTCTTCTGCTAACTCCACCATAACATCAAGTACTTCACGAACCATCTCTGGGTCGAGTGCTGACGTTGGTTCATCAAACAACATTACCTGCGGGTTCATACATAGAGATCTTGCAATTGCTACACGTTGTTGCTGACCACCGGACAGTTGCCCCGGGAATTTATCTGCTTGCTCAGGGATTTTTACACGCTCAAGGTATTTCATTGCGATGGCTTCGGCTTCACCCTTTGGCATCTTCTTAACCCAAATTGGAGCGAGCGTACAGTTCTCTAAAACCGTTAGGTGAGGGAACAAGTTGAAATGTTGGAAGCACATTCCTACATCACGGCGAACTGCCTCAATGTTTTTTAGATCTTCTGTTAGCTCATTGCCTGAAACAAAAATGTGACCTTTTTGGTGTTCCTCTAGGCGGTTGATGCAACGAATCATCGTCGACTTACCAGAGCCAGAAGGACCACAGATTACAATTTTCTCGCCTTTCTTTACTTCTAAGTTGATATTTTTAAGTACGTGAAACTCTCCGTACCACTTGTTCATGTCTTTTAACTCGATCATAAGACCTTGTGAGTTGTTGTCTGATTGCTGCGTCATAATACGTCCTTGATCTTGTTAACTATCGTTTGTGACCGGTGTGAAGTCTATTTTCTAGCCATATCGAATATCTCGACATGCCGAAACAGAACACCCAGAACACTAACGCGACAAATACATAACTTTCTGTTGAATACCCAAGCCACTCTGGGTCGGTATTCGCTGCTTGACCAATACCCAGTACGTCAAACATACCGATAATTAAAACTAGACTTGTATCTTTGAACAGCCCGATGAAAGTATTCACAATTGATGGGATTGTGATTTTCAGAGCTTGTGGAAGGATGATTAGTCCTGTCTTTTTCCAGTAACTTAAGCCTAAAGCATCGGCAGCTTCATATTGACCTTTTGGAATGGCTTGAAGTCCACCTCTAATTACTTCCGCCATATACGCAGCACTAAATAGCACCACACCAATCAAAGCTCGGATTAGCTTATCTGTTTCTGTGCCTTCAGATAAAAATAGAGGCAACATAACCGAAGCCATGAATAGAACAGTAATAAGAGGTACACCACGCCATATTTCGATATACACGGTACACATACTGCGAATTATCGGCATTTCAGAGCGTCTACCTAGTGCTAAAGCAACACCAATAGGTAATGAAACAACAATCCCGACAAGCGCGATAATCAGTGTGACGAGTAAACCGCCCCATTTGTGAGTATCGACAACTTCAAGTCCAAAGACTCCGCCATAAAGTAAAGCTGCAATAATGAATGGGTAAATGTTTACAAAAAATAACCAGATCCAAATACGTTTAGGGGTTTTTTCGTAAGCAAGCAAAACCACGAATATCGCAAGAGTGATATAAAATAGACGAGGGCGCCAAAGTTCAGCTTCTGGGTAAAACCCATACATAAACTGATCCCAACGAACACTAATGAAAACCCAACAAGCGCCTTCACTTGTACAAGCATCACGAGTTGTGCCTATCCAATCTGCGCTAATAATTGCCCAATCAGCAACCGACCACAAAAGTGACAGTGCAAAGTAAGCAAGAACGACAGTAACAACACTGTTTACTGGACCATTAAAAAGATTCTTTCTTAACCAACCGACTGGGCCGACAGTATTTCCTGGTGGCGGAAGGTCTGGTTGAAATTGATGTATGCTCATCTTATCTCTCCACCAACGCAACTTTGCGGTTGTATATATTCATAAGGGCAGACGTTAATAGGCTTAATGTTAGATAAACACCCATAGTCATTGCGATCACTTCTATAGCTTGACCAGTTTGGTTTAGTGTTGTGCCTGCAAAAACAGAGACAAGATCTGGGTAACCAATAGCCATAGCAAGCGATGAGTTTTTAGTTAGGTTTAAATATTGACTGGTCAAAGGAGGAATAATGATTCTTAACGCTTGCGGGATAATAACAAGTTTAAGCGTACGAGATCTTGGGATGCCAAGAGACATAGCGGCTTCTGTTTGACCATGACTTACTGCGTTAATACCCGAGCGAACAATTTCAGCAATGAAAGAGGCTGTGTATATGCTCAATGCAAGCATCAGTGCTGCAAGCTCTGGGATAATGCTTATCCCGCCTTTAAAGTTGAATCCTTTAAGTTCTGGGTAATCAGCTGAAATTGGCATACCCATGATAAAGTACATGACCAAAGGTAAACCGATAATGAGAGCAGCTGCAATGCGACCCATAGGGGTTTGCTGTCCTGTAAGTTTTTGTTTGTTATTTGCCCATATGTTGATGAAGATCGTAGCAATAATGCCTGCAATAAACGCCGCAATAACAATGTTACTCCCTGATTCCAGTACTGGACCTGGGAAGTACAATCCACGAACATTCAAAAAGATAGCTTCGCCCAAACTCATACTATTTCGTGCAGATGGTAGTGCTTGTAACACAGCAAAATACCAAAAGAATATTTGTAGTAGTAGAGGGATATTTCGGAAAATTTCTATATAGACTGCTGCAAAACGGCTGACGAGCCAGTTAGATGAAAGTCTTGCGATACCCATACTAAAGCCGATCACTGTTGCCAGGATGATACCTAGAACTGAAACCAGTGCAGTATTAAGTAAGCCGACTAAGAAGGTTCTTCCGTAAGAGAAAGTTTCATCGTACTCAACAAGGGTTAAGCCGATACCAAAACCAGCTTCTTGGGATAAAAAATCAAAACCAGTGGCAATACCACGGGCATCTAAGTTTGTTAAAGCGTTATTTACAATTGTATAAATGAACGCTACGAGAGCGCCTACCGCAATTATTTGAAAGACAACAGAGCGGAAAGTAGGGTTGTAAAGAAGGTTGGCGCTTTTAGGTTTAGGCTTTGCCTGGGATGGGGTGAGAGTTTCGTTAGGTTTCATACTGCTATAACCTCAAATCCATTTAATAAAGAGGGCGGAAATTCCCGCCCTAATTGATACTTTCTATTTTATTAACGGATAGGTGGAGCGTACATAAAGCCGCCCGCATTCCAAAGTGCATTCACACCACGAGAAATCGCTAGTGGTGAACCAGTACCAACAGTACGCTCAAAACTTTCGCCGTAGTTACCTACTTGTTTGATTACTTGGTAACCCCAATCATCACTGATACCTAGAGCTTTACCTTTAGGACCATCTACGCCAAGAATACGCTTGATGTTTGGATCTTTAGATTTAAGCATTTGGTCTACGTTTTTAGAGCTAATGCCATATTCTTCAGCATTAATCATCGCTGAAAGTGTCCATTTAGCAACATTGAACCATTTGTCGTCATCTTGACGAACAACTGGGCCAAGTGGTTCTTTAGAAATGATTTCTGGTAGAACTTGTGCAGAAGATGGATCTTTTAGGTTCAGTCTAAGGGCATATAGACCAGATTGGTCTGTTGTTAGGACATCACAACGTCCAGCATCAAAACCTTTAGATGTTTGTGCTGCTGTATCAAATACTACTGGTTTGTATGACATACCATTATTACGGAAGTAATCGGCTAGGTTTAGCTCTGTAGTAGTACCTGATTGTACACAAACAGATGCGCCATCAAGTTGTTTAGCACTTGTTAGACCTAGATCTTTCTTAACCATGAAGCCTTGACCATCGTAGTAGTTCACACCTACGAAATTTAGACCAAGTGCTGTGTCACGGTGCAGAGTCCAAGTTGTGTTA
This window harbors:
- a CDS encoding amino acid ABC transporter ATP-binding protein, which encodes MTQQSDNNSQGLMIELKDMNKWYGEFHVLKNINLEVKKGEKIVICGPSGSGKSTMIRCINRLEEHQKGHIFVSGNELTEDLKNIEAVRRDVGMCFQHFNLFPHLTVLENCTLAPIWVKKMPKGEAEAIAMKYLERVKIPEQADKFPGQLSGGQQQRVAIARSLCMNPQVMLFDEPTSALDPEMVREVLDVMVELAEEGMTMLCVTHEMGFAKEVADRVIFMDAGEIIEENNPVDFFENPQSDRTQNFLSQILHH
- a CDS encoding amino acid ABC transporter substrate-binding protein codes for the protein MTNKLTLLASVVAASTAMMATSASAAESTLDKVTSQGVLTCGVSTGLPGFSNPNSKGEWEGIDVEYCQALAAAVLGDKSKVKYVPLTAKERFTALQSGEIDVLSRNTTWTLHRDTALGLNFVGVNYYDGQGFMVKKDLGLTSAKQLDGASVCVQSGTTTELNLADYFRNNGMSYKPVVFDTAAQTSKGFDAGRCDVLTTDQSGLYALRLNLKDPSSAQVLPEIISKEPLGPVVRQDDDKWFNVAKWTLSAMINAEEYGISSKNVDQMLKSKDPNIKRILGVDGPKGKALGISDDWGYQVIKQVGNYGESFERTVGTGSPLAISRGVNALWNAGGFMYAPPIR
- a CDS encoding amino acid ABC transporter permease; protein product: MSIHQFQPDLPPPGNTVGPVGWLRKNLFNGPVNSVVTVVLAYFALSLLWSVADWAIISADWIGTTRDACTSEGACWVFISVRWDQFMYGFYPEAELWRPRLFYITLAIFVVLLAYEKTPKRIWIWLFFVNIYPFIIAALLYGGVFGLEVVDTHKWGGLLVTLIIALVGIVVSLPIGVALALGRRSEMPIIRSMCTVYIEIWRGVPLITVLFMASVMLPLFLSEGTETDKLIRALIGVVLFSAAYMAEVIRGGLQAIPKGQYEAADALGLSYWKKTGLIILPQALKITIPSIVNTFIGLFKDTSLVLIIGMFDVLGIGQAANTDPEWLGYSTESYVFVALVFWVFCFGMSRYSIWLENRLHTGHKR
- a CDS encoding amino acid ABC transporter permease; translated protein: MKPNETLTPSQAKPKPKSANLLYNPTFRSVVFQIIAVGALVAFIYTIVNNALTNLDARGIATGFDFLSQEAGFGIGLTLVEYDETFSYGRTFLVGLLNTALVSVLGIILATVIGFSMGIARLSSNWLVSRFAAVYIEIFRNIPLLLQIFFWYFAVLQALPSARNSMSLGEAIFLNVRGLYFPGPVLESGSNIVIAAFIAGIIATIFINIWANNKQKLTGQQTPMGRIAAALIIGLPLVMYFIMGMPISADYPELKGFNFKGGISIIPELAALMLALSIYTASFIAEIVRSGINAVSHGQTEAAMSLGIPRSRTLKLVIIPQALRIIIPPLTSQYLNLTKNSSLAMAIGYPDLVSVFAGTTLNQTGQAIEVIAMTMGVYLTLSLLTSALMNIYNRKVALVER